The stretch of DNA ctcagcctgggccagccagcctgggacagcACTCAGGCACAGCCTGGCGTTCttgggtgtcctgtgcagggccggGAGTTGGACTgcatgatccctgtgggtcccttccagctcaagaTGTTCCCTGATTCTAAATAACTGTTGCACAAAGCAGGTTTAGAAAACATACTGTGCCTTGTAGGGAATAAAAACAACTTGGAGCATCTTCAGGACAATGAGCTTCATAGCTTAGGAATCCTACTGATGTATATGTAACAGCTGGAACTTAGCAGCTGGGAATCTGTTGTAATTATAGTTACTGATACCAACTTGTACATTTTGTTGTAAACCCAACAGTTCTGCAAACAGAGTAGGGAGTttgtcctgaggagcagcatttctgtcagtgctgctcctggctctggcaGTGAGCCTGGAGTgttgcctgtgctgcagctgtgttaCACCTCCAGGTATCACTGCCTGTGTGAGAAGTGTTACACAGCTAGAGGAGATCGCATTTTTCTTacatattcttttaattttgtttcttttaagatACCCAGAATGGAATCCTGACAGTGATTCAGGGCATGGAATGTAAGTAGTAATTAATTTAGAAGTATTTATAATTGTTTATTTGAAGCAGAGGATGTTCCTAACATTTTATGTGAAAAAACATACTTTGGTTCAGGTGGATTCCtccctttgttttccagctgaagGGCAGCAGTAAAAGTAGCCTGTCTGCATAGAAGCTCTGCAAAAATTGGGGTGTATTGTGAATGAAAGCTTCACAGTTTATTGGTTTAAAATGACAGAGTGGTTTTGCCTCTTTCTAGGGGCGATCCCTTTATGCTGCAGCAATCTACAAACCCTGCACCAGGAATTTTGGGACCACCACCACCTCCATTCCACCTTGGAGGACCTCCTGTTGGGCCCAGAGGTAACCTCAAAAGGCACCTACCTTCACCAGGCTTATTTTCTTGCTAGGTTTTTTgattgaactttttttttttttaaactcttgttTTGTTaccagcattttaaaacaacaaacgAAAATGCTTTTCTCAGCACTAGAACTAAAATACTTTGGCCAAGGAGGGACTAAAGACTGGTACTGAGTTCCCACACTTCACCTTTCTGCCAGCTGCCAACTCCCTGTGGCTGGTGATTTTTAACTGAGGTTAATCTACTTGTGTAgatgttggattttttttttttctccatgtggGAGGTTTTTGTATCTTCTGAGTAGCTACACGTTGGTGGAATTTTCTGGGTGAAACTTGTAAGAATTCAGTGTCCTAAatgttttccctcctttttttattcttaagtGAATTTGAGAAATAAATTGGAGTAGCAAGTGGGAAGATAGGATGCAAGCCTTCTTTCTCTCAGGAAAAGAGGCTAAGAGTCAGATTCTTGACTGATGCTCTTACTTCCTTCCTTTTAGATAGTTGAAATGACTAAAAGAGCAAAACTAATTAATTTACCTGGATATCCTGACAGAGTACAAGTATATTAGACACTTTTTAGATGATAGATACATTCATGCctaattacattaaaatagcactgttaatttttcaaaatatctcaGATTTAGCTGTAGGCCAAACTATTTGAAAGGGGATTTTGtttgtggttgggtttttttgttgtttgattgtttttaaTGGGTGTTGTGATGGAATTGATGATGTTTTAGAACCTAAAGCCTCAGTTATATAAAAAGAGTGTCTTAGATAAAGAAATCTCACATCCTTTGTGTACAGAgatgtttccttttattttaaacaggagggggttttttttccagtggacTGTACTTAACTCTCTGCTGTTCCTGAACagcaataaatgcagctctttCTCTAATATTAGAGTgaagagaaggagcaggaatGAGGACCCCAAGTTACAAGAGctctgaaataaataagaaaCCTTTACAGAGTGCAATTAAACAATTAGTTTTTAGAACTTGATCTCAGTCTGGTATTGACATATCTTTTAAGAACTTGTGGTGAGACATGTCTCACAGGTTGGACTAAGCTTGTtcattcttttaatttcttaaagGAGCTGGAAATGGAAATATGCAAGGACCCAGACACATGCAGAAGGGCAGAGTGGTTAGTATtgaaatttggggattttttaacTCATTTTTGTTGtataatttttctgtgcttttttaagGTGTGGGTTTTGTTcggtttttttaatgaattgaTTGTCTTTAGAAGTGAGATTGTAGAATTTGTGTGGAAGTTCTGAAGCTTTGGCATGAGATTGGAAGTTCATTTTGTCAAGTACCctacaaaatatttattccaaTCCTCTACAGAACTTCTTTAGACATTCCCTTTCTGATGAAGCTGCAGGATGTGAACTTCAGGAAAGGCAGCTTTGGCATCTTGCTCTGGAAATCCGTAGAAATTCTGCGCCTTTTCTGGATGCATCTCGTTTTGGTCACTAGTGAGGATAGATACAAAAACATGTTAAGACTTCGAACAGTTACACCAGTAGAGCAGAGCCTTGGCCAACTTGAGGTTTGCTGGTGCACAGGTTTTTTCATGCTACTTGTGTGTGCTTTGTGTTCAACAGGAAACAAGCAGAGTTGTGCACATCATGGatttccagaggggaaagaaCCTGAGGTATCAGCTGCTTCAGCTCGTTGAACCCTTTGGGATAATCACAAATCACCTGATTCTAAACAAAATTAATGAGGTAGGATTGggtccagggcactgctggtggGGCTGACTGGTGTCTCTGGTGGGCTCCCTGTCACTGTCTGAGCTTTGTTTTTGGAAAAGGACGTGCTCAGCCACATCTGTGGTCAGGGTCATGTGGGAAAGGAGAAATGCTTTCCAGAAATGCTGCACTATGGCATTTTCACTTAAATATTGAAAAATCCTCCTGCTTGGTTGTTCATTGCTTTCTTTACAACACCGCATTCTGCTCTCGTTTTAAAACTACCTGAAAACTTACTTGGTCTTAGTTTGTATTATGGAATATGTCTTAATTTGAAGTGTGAAAAAAACAATACCatggaagagggaaaagcaggaagcaATTGAATGTTTTGAATCCAAATCTAGGTGgaatgtaaacaaacaaaatagttCTGTTTGTGCACCTAAATAAAGTATCTGCAAATCGTGCCAAGTTCTGCAGGTCAGTTCATGTAACCAAAAGGAAAAGTTCATTTCTGATACActtacttttaaaagaaagcatgGAAGCGcttgaaaatttgaaaaaaaagtagaCTCCTGAAAGAGCAGCACTTAATTTGATTTTGTATGATTTCAGGCATTTATTGAAATGTCAACCACTGAAGATGCCCAGGCTGCAGTCGAATATTATTCGACAACACCTGCCCTGGTGTTTGGTAAACCAGTCAGAGTCCACTTGTCTCAGAAATACAAGAGAATAAAGGTAAaacacttctgctttttttagCATTACCTTGTTTTAATCTGGGGCAGTATGTGTTAGGAGGCTGCTGCATTTAAGTTATTCCTAATTTCTGTACTTTTCAGTGCATCAAATTAATCAAGAGTCAGTCACCCatgtatattttttatatagatcttaaaaatgtctttccCTTTTAATCTCAGAAACCTGAGGGTAAACCTGACCAAAAGACTGAGCCACCAAAACCAGAACTTGGTCGTGTGATCCACCTGAGCAACTTGCCCCACTCGGGCTACTCTGACAATGCTGTGCTCAAACTGGCTGAGCCCTACGGGAAGATCAAGAACTACatcctcatgagaatgaaaagcCAGGTGACTGCAGGGGAACACCCCTGGGGAGGACTTGAACGGGGTTTTAACTGGGAAGAAATTACACCTTCAGCTGGGGCATGTGCAGACTCTCTGCTCTGGCTTAGGTTTGGAAATGACCCAGGGTCTGTCTAGGTGGGGCTTTGCTTTGGAGCTTCTTGTGAAATGTCCCTGGAGTATGAGctgctttaaaaacagaaaaaaggtattttagcATGGAGGCTTAATTATCTGATTATGCAGATTTTGTGGAGCCTTGAGACTGTTTTTTTAGGGCTGAAAAACCATTACCTATAAAACATGAACAAATATATTCCACTGTTAcatgtttcttttatttactctttatttttcattctttaaaacTAAACAAAAGCAGTCCTGCTGTATTTTTCTAGCTTGGAAATGAAAGGTTTAAAAACAGACCATTGCATTTGTGTAGTGAAATACTTTGGATGTGCATGGACATGATTTCTATAAATATACAGGAGTTTAAACTATttagttctgattttttttaagctttacTGTCCCAGTTCATTGCTCCCTTGAGTAAAATAGGAAGTTGCAGTGCTTTTTCAAAGAGATGAGTGCCTGAATCCCCTAATGTCACACTTGAGAAGTGAAAAATGACTAGACTCTTGCATGACCCGTAGGAAGTCCTCCCTGACCTTATTTcacttggaaaacaaaatcccTTTGCTGTCTAAGTTGGCTGCTGAAACAGCTTTCAGTTTTTTGGCAAGGATACTCCAACCCAGATGTGTTTGCTTAACACAGCCTTAGCATGCCTTAGGTTTGTTCCCAAGAGGATCTCCTCACaaagctggaggagcagcagttgCTGCCTTTCTGTTTTAGGCTTctctcaaaaaacaaaaataaaatactgaggTAGTGTCACAGCTCCCCTGAAATTCCCGGGTATGTAAGCACTAAATAAGAATCTCATTGTCCTgatgcttttttatttaaatcataTTTTACGTTATGATGACTTTTTTGGCAGATTATTTAAATGCATGTTTAATTTCAGAACTGTCTCTGGGACAGATGTCCTGAATTGAAAAGCTGGGGTTTGTGGAGCACTTAGTTCAATGTTTGGTGAGGATGGATGTAATTGAACCTCATGATTTTGTTTTAGTATTTGGAAATGCTTTGTTTTAAGTTAAATAACTTTGCCTGGAAGAGTGTTGTGTGTTTCAGAGTCCTTTTTAATGTGTGCTTTAATCTTTTCAGGCCTTTATTGAGATGGAGACCAGAGAAGATGCTTTGGCCATGGTTGAGCATTGTGCCAACAAAGCGCTTTGGTTCCAAGGCAGATGCGTGAAAGTGGATTTATCTGAAAAGTACAAGAAACTGGTGTTAAGGGTAAGGAATGGTTCCACTTTCTTGACTGTAGTCGAAGATGCAAAGGGCAGCCATTGCTTATTGAAAACTCAGTGTTGCATGTAAAATTGAACAGTTGGCTTTACTGTTTTCTGGCTTCTCAAGTGCAGTTACTTGGCACAAGTGTGGTATTATGAGGATGAGTTAAAGGATATTCCTTTCAGattaaacaaaacccaaacagttACTATAATTCAGATTTTAGAGTAAATGATgtagattttaattaaaattactcCACTTTGAACATTCTCTAATGgaatcctttttttcttcctttttgaaaatgaagaaggtttgtgaaaactttaaaatatatcaGAACTGCACCTCTGCCTGTTCAGCTCATATGGAGGAAGGAAAGGTTGactgaaggggtttttttacataaCACCAGGGTAATATTCATGAAATTGTAGGTGTTTCTTCATCAGACTGGGACAGTAGGTAGAAAACTGAGATGAGCCTGGCTGACCAGAGCATGGTACTGGATAATGCCAAGGTTGTGGGTTCAGCCTTTTGGAATCATTCACTgaagagctggacttgatccTTATGGGCCCCTTCcaattcagaatattctgtgataaTAATAAAGTTGTGTGTTAATAAAAGTAGGAGAAACACGAACTGTCTGGCTGTATTCTAGAAACATTAGCTTTGTTGTGGAGCATGAAGAAATGTTACTGCACATGGTAGTGCAGCAAAATGAGCACTTAGTGATAATTTCAATAGATTTCCTTGTTAGTGCCTACAAGTGACATTTCCTGTTCAGTAATTCATAAACAGGTAAAGTGGTGGGAGTCCTGCTAAAGGTTTTCCACTAACGACAGGGAGAAAAGCACAGCTTAGGACTGATCCGTGCCACTGCCTGTACTGCATGCTATTGGTTCATAAACAAACCAGGAATTGTATGTGAATTTTCTGGAGCAGGATATCCCATTTGTTTTGTATTGAATAATTACTGTGAATAAAGGCAGGGGATCTCTAGGTTGGTCAGATCCTGTCTGACATGAAATAAAGGTTTACTGATCGGCTGGTGGGTGGCATGGGCAGAGTTCCTGGTGGTTGATGTAGCACTTGGCTGGGTTGGATGCTGCTCTGAATTCATGCTGCAGCAGTTCTGTAACTCATAGTCTGCTGTGACtcacagattttttaaattttattttagattcCAAACAAAGGAGTTGAACTGCTGAAAAAGGATAAAACCAGGTAATTTCCCATTGTTAAAGCATGATgttgtttaaaagaaatatgaaaatacctttttcaGAGTATAGAAACAATACAAAAGAGTCAGGCAAGCTTTGAGATCAAATGGTTGGTGGTTGTGCCCAGAGATGAACTGTTTCAAATACACTACCTACCCTCTTCCTTTAATGATGACTTCACAGGCTCATCAGGaaattctttgcagttcctaaTTAGCCTTGTCTTCCTGCAATTTAAGCCCACAAGCAGTTGTCCTGTCTTGTAAGGATGATTTCTCCTTGGAGCAGCCTTTTGTATGTTTAAAGAATGATGGCCTTCAGGGTTTCCTTTCCCTCAGCCTTCCATTTTCTGAACTGAAACACAATAGTTTCCAGGCTTGTCTAAAGAAAtaggaactttttttttagtaatttctgGGCTCTTTCCAGTTTTACAGGCAGCAATGTTCTTTGTTCTTTACAGAAAGAGAACATATTCCCCAGACAGCAAAGATTCTCCCAGTGATAAGAAGTCCAAAACAGAACCTGCTCAGAAACCTGAAAGTGgcaatgcagaagaaaaagttaaagaggAGAAACAGGAGGATGCTGCTGAGCCTTCAGGTGCCAAAAGTGGGGAACAGGCAGAGCAAGACGAGCCCAGTTTACTCCTGGAGTCTGAAGATGAGCTGCTGGTGGatgaggaggaagcagctgcacTGTTAGAAAgtggcagctcagcaggagaGGATGCAGATGTTGCCAATTTAGCTGATGTGgctactgaggaaaaaaaggacacaCCTGATGATGCAACTGTAAAAACTGAGGGGAATGTTGCAGCCACTCCAGCAGCCAAGAAAAAGCTTAAAAAGGTAACTCACACAGTGAAGTGCTGAGTGGGGGAAGCCCAGTCTAACTTAGGTAGCACACTATGTACATTCTGTTGCAGACCTTCTTTGGTGGGTCTTTAAAACACCTGTCTGTAGAGGAACAGGTGTTAAAGCCCtgtgaagaaaatggaagatCTCACTGGATGTAACTTGTGCATGGATTCAGTTATAAATCCCTGGTTCTGTTTGACAGAAGCCTTTAACTTGTGGGCCTCTGCCCTTGTTGCTTGCTGGGGATTTGCTTGCTTTTCCCTTCACCCTTTTCTTTGACTAATACTTAGCCAGGAACTGTGTTCTCCTGAGAAGTTTCTCAGAGAACTGTCTGTAGATACCCTTTAGCCCAGAAACGATGTTCAAAAAATAATGTACTGGGGACTTGAGGCTAATCTGGGCTTGGGCAGAACTGGATGTACAGCTACACCTTACACtgagaggcaggcagggacatctGTAGTTAGCCAGGGCCCCTTTCCCactggaggaagaaaagaattgGTTTCAAGGTGTTTTCAGTCACAGGCTGTTTGCTCTGCATTCCCTTTCTCTCACAACATCATCCCACAGTCTTGTGGGTTTTATGTCCTACCTGCTTTGTTAATCATACTCAGTTCTCTGGAGTAGTGTGCAAAGTTTTAGTAATTTGTTGACTTGGAATGTTCTTTTGCAAGAAAGGTATGTTCCTAATTAATGAATTAGATGTGCATGGATCTCAGTTTCAGAGGATCTTTGTCAGGAACCTGGTTAATGGTGCTGCCATGGATAATGGCCATGCAAATGGCATTTCCTAGTTTTCTTCGTGTTCCTTATTAGTATGTGAACATTGGGTATGATAAACTCCTTCAGACCCAAACTTCATTCACAAACTGCTTCATCCCAAACTACATTCACAAAGCTAATGCTGCCTCAGTCCTGCTCACAGTTGCTGTTGAGTATGTGGAATAGTGATATCTCCATATCAGCAGGAACATTtccaaaaattcaaaatttagACAATCCCTCTTCTAATGAAACCTGGATTTTCAGAGGCCTTCACAGTTTGGGTAGTTCCtaggtttgggtttgtttgtgttttagtGGTTGTTTTAATGTGAATGCTCTAAGCTTTCTGCTGGTTGAAAACAGcacttaattatttttaatgaactttCATACCATTAGTTACAGATGACTGGGAACAGAGTAGTTCTGGTAAGGTTTTACCTTCTATTCAGGCCATGAATTCAAGGATCTTACAGGACTttcaaatagaaacaaaatttgTGCACTCCAAAATTACTTTCACTTAAGGTACTCATGTTAAAAGAACTTTCAGCTTGAGAATTTTAAGTGGTTTTGGCTGCGTTCTCAAATTGAAATCATGTTGCTACGGTGAAACAGTGACCACTCctgatgcaaaaaaaaaccaaaaacaaaccaaacattGTGAAAGAGAATCCTTGATTGTGGGGCAGTGGAGTACAAAAAGAGCTGGTTAAACCTCGAGTAACAGTTTGAGTGAGCGAGGCAGCTCTTTAGGAGGAGTTTGGAGAGGATTCTGTTGTGGAGCTCAGGAGGGTGTGAGGGGAGCGCCCCGGCTGAGCTGACAGGGCCTGTTCTCCCCGCAGCGCTACGTGGGCGGCTTCCCGCGCAGCATGGAGGGCTTTGTCACCCTGGACGAGGTGGGCGACGAGGAGGACTCCGACCACCAGAAGCTCCGCAAGTCGGGGCTGGCAGCCAAGGCTGCGGGCAAGAGCGAGGACAGCCTGGCAGAGATCAAGGTGGACAAGATTGAGGAGCCAGAGCAGGAGAGTGAAACATTAGAAAATGGAACGAAAAGCGAAGAGAATGCCAAGGCTGAAAGTGTTGAAGCTTCTGATGCTGCAACAACACAGGATACTGAGAAAAGCGCCCAGGAAAACACAGACCCCCAGGGCGAGCAGGAAACAAAGAGTGTCCAGGAAAAGCCTCTTGTCCCAGATGAGTTTAGGATTGGGCCATACCAGCCAAACATGCCTGTTGGTAAggctctttctgtttcttttccaaaatgtcTCTGTGCATCGCAGTAGCATTTCTCATTTCATCTGACTTTTATTTTTGGCAATACATTGCCCCATAGCCTTTCATTTTAGggcttctccctcctcccccttcttCACTCCTGCCCTAATCCgagtattttcttccttttttctttattttcatagtGTTTCTCATAACCCTTTCCTTAGGCAGAAATTGAAAGAGGTATCTTTTAGCAACACAAACTCAATTGCTAGCACAAAGCCCAGCAGTCGTAGTGCAGAATCATATTAAATACTCCAAAACTGATCACAAAACATATTGTGACTTCTTGAAGGAACCAATAAAATGGACCCTAAATCTGAAaggttgatttttaaatttaaaaaaaaaaaaaaaagcctgcaCATATTTAGTTACTACTAGGCCCCTGCTTGACTAAACTAAACCAGAGACTTTTAAGGATAAAGCAGCTTTTAATGTAAAGTGAATTATGGTTTTaagatttagctgaaatgacATTTGACATTAAAAGAAATGATGTAGAGTAGATCTCTTAGTTTATTTTGTGGTGTTTACTCCTCTAGGTGTGAATTATGTGGTACCCAAAACAGGGTTTTATTGCAAATTGTGTTCCCTGTTCTACACAAATGAAGATGTTGCAAAAAAGACCCATTGCAGCAGCCTTCCTCATTATCAAAAGTTGAAGGTAAGGCAAAAACTTGTTCATTTTAAATGGCTTGATTCTTTCTGGGGAATAGAGCTCAACTAGGCTGGactgagaataaaaatattttcaggcaGTGGAAATTGGCTTACTCTATAACTTTTAACTCTAGGTAGACCTCTCCAAAACTTTGCCTTGTGAAGATAATATACAGAATACGCAGTTTAAAGAGGGGCTCCAGCATTGTTTTATCTTGTAAATTTGGATTAAAGAGGGAACTCCAATTGGAATAAGGCCAGGCTTAGAAGTAGCGATGCAGAGTAAATACAGAGAGCCCAGATCCCTTCTAGTTGTCCCTTTGAGAGTGTTTTCAACCAGTCAACACAGCTTAAGATGaaatttttatatgtttaaaacaacaaaaacctttGCAACTTCTGATTTTGTGAgcactttttccattttttaactGGATGAGGTATCACATGATTGCATGGCATGAatgacagtgctgctgctgtaaaCTCATACTGTGAGCTGCAAACATCACCTCCAGGAAAGGCCAATCCCAGAGGAATTCTGATAGTCCTGCGGTGTCACATTAATGCATTTCAGGGCAGTTGATCCCTGAGCTGAGAGCAAACCCCAGAGGCTCCACAGAGAAGGAGACTTTGGCACCTCATAATTCAAACATTTGCCTTCCTGCAGTAACAGGGAACCCCTAAATAAACAGAGGGCCCAGGAAGGCAGATGGCACAAAAATTGTCACCAAACAACACTGTAAAGGAGTAGATCAGAAAATCAGTTCCCATGCAGGATCTTGTAGGAAGAAAATCCACCTCATCCATCACCatagtgttttttcttttttttttttccattgaggTACCTGCTTATGGGACATTAAAGCCTTGGTGTaaaaagggaagggggggaatGATGCCAATTTGTGAGCTTTATTACTTGAATGAAACAtgatttgctttgctttttccatgGCAGAAATAATCAGTGAGCTGCTTATTGGTGATTGTGACAGTGGTGGGGTTTGGAGTTGGGGAGTCTGGGGGCGGGGGGGAATTGCAGCTTCTGTTTCACAGTGGCACTTGTGGagctgggagtttcctctgctTGGAGAGCAGGATAAATTAAACAGGTGAATTGATGTTGCTACCAAATGTCATCACAGTGGTTCCAAATTCCTTAAACTTCCAAATTAACCCTTCTCCAGGGAGGGGAGATATTGTGTCCCCACCTCTGTAGAGGGCAGGTTCCACCCAGGTAAGTGGCACAATCACGTCACAAGTCCATGACAGAAGGGGAAGGAATTCCCTTGGCTGGCCAAGGAGAGCTCTactccagggcagggagaagtGCATCCTTGTTAGATATGACCTTTGCAATTGCAATTAATGTTCACAGATTTTAGACTTGGAAATTGGAtttatgtttttgttctttatatTGTGACTGTGAGACTCTTTAAATATATTCCCAATATTACTGCTTTCTTTCAACAGAAAATTCTGGATAAAATGGCAGAAGACTACAGGCAAAAGAAAGAAGcttaaaaagaaggaaggatgTAAGGAAAACGtggctttgtttttaatgttgatcttttttaaaagcagtatgTAGTAGATGGAAATACTGTATTCTTTTTCGTTTTAGTGAAATACAGTAGGCATTATAGGTCTGTTCATGTGTTAAATGTTGTAGCAAAAAGCATATGCAGTTAAGTTAATGACAACAATTTGTTCTTAATGTGAGAATAGCAACAACTTTTCATTTTGACACTTCAAGCTAttgcagaaaacaaatcttGCACCCTTGTGGAAAGCTCATCTATGAGAAGAAAACTGCGTTTAAATGAAACTTACTACTTTGAAGCTTCAGAAACTGTCTTTCAATTACATTctgaataaaaaatgaaaagtaatactgtatttttattttatctagaACATTCCGTATTTTGGTCTGAGCCTAGCAGCTATTTAATTTTGAGTGTAAGGCTGTCATTGCATTTCACTTCGGAAAAGTCTTTAAATGTaagttgcatttttaaatgttgaatTGCAGTTTCTTTTAATGTCACTGCTGTTATCTATAGCAAATAGGAAAATTAGTGATTAGTCAGCTTTACcactttgtgattttttttcctaagctcTTGATAGACTCTCAGCTATTCCGTGTATTTTTAGTGAGAAGTAAATGCCCATTCTCTGACCAGTATTATTTCCTCGAGCTCTTCCTGCTTTTACTTGAATCTTGTCGCTGTGGTACATCTCTGGTATATCAAAAGCAGCACTGGAGTCCTGAAAGGGACAAAGGTATCTTTATATTCTCCACATGGAAGTTTTCATACCTGCATTTTAACATCActttttttgttaaaacctGGTTTTGTCAAGACTCTTTAGAACTGTGCTCTTAATGTACCTGCACATGTGAGATGTGAACAGGAATTTGCATGTGTAACTTGTGTTTATCTGTAGTTTTTGTTATTTACTGCTTATTTGTGACTTCAGGTTACTAAAATGATTCCCAATAAACAAAGCTAGGCCACAGTGATTTGTTATAGATGTTTGGCATGTTAACCAGTGTGTCTGCTGAACTCTTTATCCTGTGTCACATCACCACACCAAAACTTGagctctctttttaaaatgcgCATGTTTTTAACACCTGTGCTTCAGCAGCTTCCTGCATaactcttctttctcttccctaAACCTTCTTGCATTTCCAAACAAATTAAAGTATCACTTGTAAAACCCTGGTAGGTATATTCTGCTGACACGTTTATTTCTGGAATTTTGGAGTGTTCTCATCAAAGCTGAAGCCATATCCCATTCATGCAGATAAAATAGACTGGGACCAGTTCTTCCAGCCTGAGCCTCCACCAGTGAGGATTTGGGGCTTGGAAGGGATTTGGGATGCAGAGGAGGCTGAGTGTTGATGAAGTTATGTCGTTTGTTAAGCAGACACACCCAGCAGACACAGGATAGTGTGTTACGTGCAAGTCAAGCCTCGAGAACTTGTTTTTCCAGCTGTGACTTTGTATTGCACCCTCACCCACCGGGATACAGTCCCTCACAGAGTTTGAACCACCTCCAGCAAGGGCAGCAGGTTCTGTGGGGCCCCTGGAGAGGGGAGaagtgctgaggagcagctccagtgcagggTTTGTT from Prinia subflava isolate CZ2003 ecotype Zambia chromosome 16, Cam_Psub_1.2, whole genome shotgun sequence encodes:
- the MATR3 gene encoding matrin-3 isoform X3; its protein translation is MSGARAAGWRRAVQRRSRESREWNHHINGATHSRRCQLLLEIYPEWNPDSDSGHGMGDPFMLQQSTNPAPGILGPPPPPFHLGGPPVGPRGAGNGNMQGPRHMQKGRVETSRVVHIMDFQRGKNLRYQLLQLVEPFGIITNHLILNKINEAFIEMSTTEDAQAAVEYYSTTPALVFGKPVRVHLSQKYKRIKKPEGKPDQKTEPPKPELGRVIHLSNLPHSGYSDNAVLKLAEPYGKIKNYILMRMKSQAFIEMETREDALAMVEHCANKALWFQGRCVKVDLSEKYKKLVLRIPNKGVELLKKDKTRKRTYSPDSKDSPSDKKSKTEPAQKPESGNAEEKVKEEKQEDAAEPSGAKSGEQAEQDEPSLLLESEDELLVDEEEAAALLESGSSAGEDADVANLADVATEEKKDTPDDATVKTEGNVAATPAAKKKLKKRYVGGFPRSMEGFVTLDEVGDEEDSDHQKLRKSGLAAKAAGKSEDSLAEIKVDKIEEPEQESETLENGTKSEENAKAESVEASDAATTQDTEKSAQENTDPQGEQETKSVQEKPLVPDEFRIGPYQPNMPVGVNYVVPKTGFYCKLCSLFYTNEDVAKKTHCSSLPHYQKLKKILDKMAEDYRQKKEA
- the MATR3 gene encoding matrin-3 isoform X2, producing the protein MGDPFMLQQSTNPAPGILGPPPPPFHLGGPPVGPRGAGNGNMQGPRHMQKGRVETSRVVHIMDFQRGKNLRYQLLQLVEPFGIITNHLILNKINEAFIEMSTTEDAQAAVEYYSTTPALVFGKPVRVHLSQKYKRIKKPEGKPDQKTEPPKPELGRVIHLSNLPHSGYSDNAVLKLAEPYGKIKNYILMRMKSQAFIEMETREDALAMVEHCANKALWFQGRCVKVDLSEKYKKLVLRIPNKGVELLKKDKTRKRTYSPDSKDSPSDKKSKTEPAQKPESGNAEEKVKEEKQEDAAEPSGAKSGEQAEQDEPSLLLESEDELLVDEEEAAALLESGSSAGEDADVANLADVATEEKKDTPDDATVKTEGNVAATPAAKKKLKKRYVGGFPRSMEGFVTLDEVGDEEDSDHQKLRKSGLAAKAAGKSEDSLAEIKVDKIEEPEQESETLENGTKSEENAKAESVEASDAATTQDTEKSAQENTDPQGEQETKSVQEKPLVPDEFRIGPYQPNMPVGVNYVVPKTGFYCKLCSLFYTNEDVAKKTHCSSLPHYQKLKKILDKMAEDYRQKKEA
- the MATR3 gene encoding matrin-3 isoform X1, translating into MSKSFQQSSLSRDSQGHGRDLSAGIGLLAAATQSLNMPASLGRMNQGTARLASLMNLGMSSSLNQQGSHSALSSGSTSSHNLQSIFNIGSRGPLPLSSQHRGDADQATNILASFGLSARDLDELSRYPEDKITPENLPQILLQLKRRRAEEGYGRDGRSSTREPPYRVPRDDWEEKRHFRRDSFDDRGPSLNPVVDYDHGSRSQESGYYDRMDYEDDRLRDGERCRDESFYGETSHNYHKFDSEYDRMGRGPGPERSLFEKKRGAPPNSNIEDFHGFLPKGYPHLCSICDMPVHSNKEWNHHINGATHSRRCQLLLEIYPEWNPDSDSGHGMGDPFMLQQSTNPAPGILGPPPPPFHLGGPPVGPRGAGNGNMQGPRHMQKGRVETSRVVHIMDFQRGKNLRYQLLQLVEPFGIITNHLILNKINEAFIEMSTTEDAQAAVEYYSTTPALVFGKPVRVHLSQKYKRIKKPEGKPDQKTEPPKPELGRVIHLSNLPHSGYSDNAVLKLAEPYGKIKNYILMRMKSQAFIEMETREDALAMVEHCANKALWFQGRCVKVDLSEKYKKLVLRIPNKGVELLKKDKTRKRTYSPDSKDSPSDKKSKTEPAQKPESGNAEEKVKEEKQEDAAEPSGAKSGEQAEQDEPSLLLESEDELLVDEEEAAALLESGSSAGEDADVANLADVATEEKKDTPDDATVKTEGNVAATPAAKKKLKKRYVGGFPRSMEGFVTLDEVGDEEDSDHQKLRKSGLAAKAAGKSEDSLAEIKVDKIEEPEQESETLENGTKSEENAKAESVEASDAATTQDTEKSAQENTDPQGEQETKSVQEKPLVPDEFRIGPYQPNMPVGVNYVVPKTGFYCKLCSLFYTNEDVAKKTHCSSLPHYQKLKKILDKMAEDYRQKKEA